Genomic window (Nicotiana sylvestris chromosome 7, ASM39365v2, whole genome shotgun sequence):
gaaaaaaacacacCCTTTAAGAAAGTACACGTGTGGTGGTAACTGGGACGATTTAGTCAGTTGACAACAGTCTTTGCCAGTTGCCAGTTGCCATTTTCTCTAACTTTATTATATCCCCTTTTgataaaaatcaatctttttttctgctttctttttctcttttttttgtctcTCACACTGAAAAACATTTACTGCTTAGAAAAGAACCACAAAAAACTGATTTCTTGCAGCTATGGctggaagaaaaagaagaaaaatgaagttgTAAGTCTTCAAAGTTTTCTGCTTTATAAagttttataaatttattttttactttttttccatgttttttgagtttaatttgacTGAAATGATTGAATTGTAATGAATTCTAAGTGGGTTTTAATTTTGATTATGGTTCATGGGTTTTGTTCTACGTCTTCAAAGTTCTCTGCTTTATgaagttttaattaatttttaatactTTTTTAAAATGTTTCTTGAGTTTAATTTGATAGAAATGATTGAATTGTAATGAATTCTAAGTGGGTCTTAATTTAGATTAtggttcatgtgttttgttgtgtGGATCCAGTTTAATTTGTCAGTTAGAGTTGAAAGGTGTGATCTTTTTCAAGTAAGTTTAATGATTGAGGTCAAACAATTTTAAACCAAAATATTTCAGACCCCAAAAGatgataaaaaagaaaagaattaagtTGAAGTAGAAAGGCGGATTTAATTGTATGCTAAGTACTTAtttgtgaggagttttcttggttttTTTGTGGTTGAGGTGAATTTGGCACTGTTGGTAGATACCCAATTAGGGGGTTATCAATTTATCACTTGATCTGTTTACTTGTTAACCTTTTGGCAAGTTTCCTCCATTTTATGCTTCGATTCGATCTGTTGTCGTGAACATGTTCCACGTTCATGCTACTATGAGTAACATATCTGTGAGTCTGTGACTGTTTTAATCAGGAAATGGCATATGTTGTTAATGATGACTTATATTGCTGAATGTTGCTATTGGTTACTTGGGATGCGGCCCTTCTCCGGACCCTGCGTGAACGCGGGATGCcttgtgcaccgggctgcccttttttagAGTTGGGTGTCTAAGAACTCTAATTCTTATTCAGGTTAAAACAGTTTATAATGGTTGTGTCTTTATAGTACCAAACTAACTGTAAATACTGAGAGTCAAGTATTATTCTGACGGTTAATGAGCTTAACGTATGTCCAGTTTGTCGGGTGATTTAGGATGTGTTGTCGTTGATGTTGTCCTTTGCGTGTGAGAAGTTACTCTAAAAGCAGAATGTTTTGGGTTTTAATGCTGAAAGACACCTGGAACTAATTTAGGATTTTCCTTTGTGTGTGACAAGTTACTCTAAAAGCAGAATCTTTTGGATTTTAATGCTGAAAGCCACCTTGACTAATTTAGGATATGTCGTCTTTGATTTTGTCCTTTGCGTGTTAGAAGTTTAAGcagaatgttttgaattttaatgcTGAAAGCCACCTGTAACTAATTTAGGATATGTCGGCTTTGATTTTGTCCTTTGCGTGTTAGAAGTTTAAGaagaatgttttgaattttaatgcTGAAAGCCAACTGTAACTAATTTTGGATATGTCGTCTTTGATGTTGTCCTCTGCGTGTGAAAAGTTATTCTAAAAGCAGAATGTTTTGGATTTTAATGCTGAATGTCGTGCTGTAACTATCTGATTAAGGATATGTCGTATTTGATGTTGTCCTTTTCATGCAAGAAGTTACTCAAAAAAGCAGAATGCTTTGGACTTTAATGCTAAGGTTACCTGTACCTGTCTGATTTAGGATATGTCGTCTTTTATGTTGTCCGTTGCGTGTGAGAAGTTACTCTAAATGCATAACGTTTTTGAATTTTAATGCTGAAAGTCACCTGTAACTATCTGAATTTGGTTATGAATGTAATGTGTACTTCATAATTTGTGCATAACCTTAACTTTAAGGGTTTGGTATCAGTATCTAAATTTTATTTCACTATCCAtttttgaaacatattttttcaTGTTTCTAGATTAGCTGCGACGGCTCCAAATAATGGTGGTGCTTCAACTCAGGAGTGTGAAGGATCTGATGAGCAAAACTCATTGTTTTGCATACCAATGGAAATTCTAGAACTGATTCTCTCCCGGTTAAACTTGAGGGAAAACATCCGTGCGTCTGCTGTTTGCAAGCAATGGCTTGCTGTCTCCATTTCTGTACGAGTTGCGAATAAACCACCTTGGCTTATGTTTTTCCCAAAATTCGGTGACTTGGTTGAATTCTACGACCCTTCGGTGAGGCAAACTTATTCAGTGGAGTTACCAGAGTTACGTGGCTCTAGGCTTTGTTACGCGAAGGATGGCTGGTTGCTGCTATACAAACCGAGAACTTTACGTGTGTTGTTCTTCAATCCTTATACGAAGAGTGTGATCAATTTGCCAAGACTAGAATTAACATACCAGATAGTTGCTTTTTCTGCAGCTCCTACTTCTCCGGACTGTATCGTTTTCACAGTTAAGCATATCAGCCCCACTTTGGTCGCAATTAGCACATGTCAACCCGGGGCAACGGAATGGACAACTGCCAATTACCAAAATCGTTTGCCATTTGTTAGCAGCATTTGGAATAAGTTAGTTTTCTGCAATGGTCTCTTTTATTGTCTGAGTCTTACTGGTTGGTTGGGAGTCTATAATCCAGAAGAACGTACTTGGCTTGTTCGTGTGGTTCCACCTCCGAGATGCCCAGAAAATTTTTTCGTGAAAAATTGGTGGAAAGGAAAATTTATGGCAGAGCACAATGGAGATATCTATGTGATATACACTTGCTCTACTGCAAATCCGGTGATATATAAGTTAGACCAAATAAATAAAATTTGGGTTGAGATGCAAACTTTAGGTGGTTTGACACTTTTTGCAAGTTTTCTGTCATCCCAAGCAAGGATAGACGTTCTTGGGGTGATGAGAAATAGTATTTATTTCTCTAAAGTTCGTTTTTATGGAAGGCGTTGCATATCGTATTCCCTCGATCATGATAGATACTACCCGCGAAAGCAGTGTTATGATTGGGGAGAACAAGATCCTTTTGAGAGCATTTGGATTGATCCACCGCAGGACCTTTCAGCCTTTGTCTGAAAAGATTTGTGACAAAGGTACTCTTCTTTGCTTGGCTGAAGTTCTGAACTATTTatatttgtttgttttaattctcTCATATTCTGATAGTAACTATAACAGCATGGCATTGGCTGAGAAAGGACCTGTATTGGATATACATTAAAATACAAAAGTTGAGCGAGCATATTAGTTGCGATGATGATCACATAGGTGGATATGGTAGGAGAGATGATTTCACCGGAACAAAGAGAAGATCGATTAGGAGATAAAATCTGTAGAGCAGAAGGAATAAACTAGAAAAATAAGCAACAGCGGTCGCATTGGAAGGAAGTTGCTTGTTGTAGCTTCAAACTTTAAGGATGTTCTAGGAAGTTGGCGATTTTAAAGATTAATACGATAGATAAGTGCATCGCAGTAGGGGTTGCACTAGAAGGAAGTTGCTTGCTGAAACTTCACATCTTGCAAGTCACCTTAGTACTGAAATTTTATCATAAGCTTCCGGTTTCTAATCGAAAATTTCCTAGACAAAATCAAGTTTCAGATATTGAAGGTGCTACGCTCTAATTAATTGTATATCCCAATTTTAAAAGGATCCCAATGTTCCAACTTATTTTGGATATTTCTATAATGTATTTCTCTGAAGGCATATGTTTGGACCACCCTGAAGGGAAAATAACTTGTTGAAGAATGCGATGAAAACCTGATGTCATGATAGGGAATAGTAGTAATGGTGCTTACTGGCGACCACTTTAGAATGGGCAATTTTCCTCAGTtatacaatttttggatttgttttGTCATAATTAATCTTTAATGTAAATAAATGCCGTGAGAGGAACGCGAAATCATGAAATAAAGTTTTGCAGGCTAATTGTCCCCAGCTAAACATAGTTCCAATGCCAAAGGTGCCGGCTTCAATGAGAGATATGTGGCGTTATGTCCTGTAAATTTTGCTGAAGAACACTAGATTTTTGGCAGCCGTGGATTCTAAATTAGGCAATCATAGGATCTATTGGCAGCATGTAGGTGTCTTTTTAGTTTCAGGAAAGGTATTGATATGTTGGGTAGAGCAGTATCTGCGATAAATTCAGGATTTGACTAATTTGTTCCCTAGACACCGGAAAAACATGAAATGTGAATCCTAGCTAGTCTCGAGTTATTACCTGTTTGCCAAGGTTGGCAATCCCTTCCAAGATACATCTTTTTTCAATTTCCCAAAAGAATGGAGTCAGGAGCAGGCAAGTGTTCGGAATCGCTAACGGGTTTGACTGGCTGGTCCGTGGATTTGGAAGTTACTATGTAGTCGTTAAAAAACTGAATCCAGGCAACGATTTTTTTCTTGGCACTCTTAGCAAGTGAGTTGCACCTCCGGCTTTGCAAGGTTTAATTTGTCTTTATGGCCTTGAAGAATTCATTTGACATGGTCTATAGGTTTGCATGCGTCTGTAAACATCACTTTCTCTCTCTGGTAAGACCAAATACATGTTTCATATTCTTGACGAATCCTCACCAGTTTTCCCTTTCAGCTTATAACCTACATTTCTCGGTACACTCTGGGGAGGAACTGCTATAGTTTTGAGCTTAAGTTGCTAGATGACTCACTCAACTCCTCGTCTAGCCTCTCTATTTCTCTTGGTCTGCTTTTACTTTTTTTCCTGGCTTCTGCTACCTGGCTCATATGGGACCGGTCTAAAACTTCTTTGCAGACAGTAAATGTTAGCTTTCACTAAAAGTTCCAGTTGGAGTGTTGGACTTTATGAAAGATTGTTTTCGATGACTAAGAGGCTAAGAGCTGTCTGCTGTACAATGTAACATGGATCCTTCATTTGCCTTGACATATAGCGTCAAATAGGTGTGGCATGGGTACTTAGTTCAAATTCTTCAAAGTACATCAAAATTTGGCAAAACCTACATGTTCTTATATTGAATACTAACACATACTCTTCTCGAGTCTACTCATAAACAAGTTCGTGCAACATGCGGGGACGAACTATAGTTGTGAATGTGGATTCAATTGAATCCAACATCTTTGGTTTATACCCCATATATATAGATAGCTTTCGGCTTGGAGTTTGAAGGTTGCTCACGCCTTCCTCTTGGTGTGCAGCTGAGCTACTGAATCATCAGTGTTGTCAAAGgcgcgcttaagccctgaagcgaggctcaaaacatgttgagcgATTCACTTCGCTTTGTGAGCGCTTCAGTGTCGCATCAAGGCTCTTAGGCATACTTTTCCTTGCCAATAAGTGTGATCCTGAAAAGGCGACACTAAACAATTGATATTTTACTTTATCgtaaaaaaaatcaatttctttgtccatatatttgTTATTTATGCTTATATTTATTGGTTTTGGACTACGTAtacatatttttactttttatccGGTTGTGCCTTTTTTCATTAAAGCTGATGCTTTATTTGCGCTTTGCGCTTAAAGGCCCAATGGACCTTAGAGCTTTTTGCGCTTTTCTCCTTTGATAACATTGTGAATCATATAGTCTACTTGTTCTTTCTTCTCCTCCCTCTTTTGACCAAAATTAGCTAAAACTAAGAGGATTCAGGCCTTTAATACATTACCAAGCATCATTTGAAGCCTTGAAAGATCATAACACTTATTAAAAGCTTTCAAAGTGTTATCAAGAATTAAAAGCTTGCAAAATTTGGTGCTTAGAATTTTAGATTAAAAAGATTTGAAAGTCTCGCTTAACAAAAGcggtttttatttattattttaggtCAAGACAAATGAAATTGAAGGCTTATAATTTTGGCATTTCGTGTAGCTAAATGTGCTCTCGATCAAAAGAGTGGTTTGTATAACAAAAGATTTAAGCAGCTAACTACTTGGAAGGTAGAGTTTTGGCTTACACAAGTCTGTATATGTGTGGCAACGGCATAGGGCTGGGTAGTGAGGTAGGATGGAATGCTGAGTCTTTGCACGGTTGGGGCTAGGCGGGCTGTATATCTCATTTTACAAAACTTATATATAGTGGACAGGATGGGTTGTAAGCGGCTATTTAGAACAATTTAATTTGATGTACAAAGAAGAAAATTTCACATAACGGGGAGTGACGGTAACAACAACTATGCCATATACAGCCAATTTCATTGCATGGCAGAGATTAGAGACGTTACGAGTGAATGGAATTGCTATAAACTCCATGCTTGAATGAATCTGTCTTTAGTACATTTTCAGTTCTTTTCTGTCTTTCGTCAGCTACATCTTCAAGTCCAAAACTACCTCTAACATCTCAGTAATCATCTCTTTCAGGACTATAATACAAGGTCTCGTCTTGAAAAGACTTCATCAACCAGTTTCAAAGCTGCAGATGTAGCTGTGTTGCAGAAAGAAAATGAATCCGACGCTTTCGATGTATCACTAAATGTTGTCAAAGTTTGGAGGCATGATAAAGAGCAGGTTTCTAATCATGTTTTCTGTCAATTTATGGTACTTTATATAAGTTGTCATTTAAGATTTTTCTTCAATGAGTAAGAACTGTTCTTCCTTTGTGTAGAAAACTTTTAGATAACTTAACGCTGTAGTTGAGTTTGTAGAAAGTTTTATTTAAGATAATGACTGAATAAGAACACTAGGTATTTCTATATTCATATTCTTATATCTTTCTATCAAAAATAACCTAACTGCGTACatcttaccctccccagaccccactcgtGGGAATTCACTGGGTTTGTAGTATATATCTTTTTGAGATCGAGTGTTCTGAATCATGTGTTATTCTTGTTGCCTTTCTGCCcttcaaggtaggggtaaggctgcgtacatcttaCACTCCCCCGACCCCACTCGTGAAAATTCACTAGGTTTGTTATATATATCTTTCTGAGATCGAGTTTTATGAATCATACGTTATTCTTGTTGCCTCTCTGCCCTTCAGGGTAGGAGTAAGGCTGCGTACATTTTACGCTCCCCAGACCTCACTCGTGGGAATTCACTGGGTTTGCTGTATATATCTTTCTGAGATCGAGATCTTCAAAAAATATTGTCGCGCTAATATTAGATTTTCCAAAAAATTGGAGTATCCGACACACACTGTCGGCATTTTTGGAGGATCTAAGCAACATAGCAAGTGATTTTGCTCTGCTAATATACTTCCAATATTTATACTGCTTAAGAACTGGAGCTATCCCCTCTGGTTCAACAATTAAAAGTTTGATTGCAAACTTAGAAAGCAACTCCTGGttttagttttctcctttttaatTTATGGAATAAAAGTCAGATAGTTGTGCCATCTCTCAGACAGTTTTAAGGGAAATTTCCATATTTGTGGAATCATAAAATATTCCGTAATCTACAACTATTATTTTTGATTAATATAATCTACAACAGAACCATGGTAAATGAATAAAAAGGCCCTTCAAATCCAGTAGCTTCCCTATAAATAAGGAAACTGACATAAAATCAAGTTGTCCctagaaaaatccccaatttgTTATATATAGATAACTACTATATAAAAATAAGATCTATATCATAATTGTGCATACATCAtgtaaaaattaatattaaaaaaaaaagctaTGTGAACTAAAGTGATATTTCAGTGGGCCCGTcaaatttcaggtcaatcggagtccGTAAACTTTTTGAGCTTTGGCAGTTTCCAAGTGGCCATGCATAGGACGAGTAGGTTTCATGTGGTCGTGCATATTATTCCTATGACCCTAGAACGCTAAAAAACGAAGTTAATCATGATGAGTATTACTCACAAGCCGTATTCGATAGAACCAATTGGAGTCCATCAACCAAATTTAGGAGAATCATCATGTATTTACACACGAAAAAATGGACATAGTCATTAATTCTTGTATTATGATCTCGAAAACCAAAAAGTAATGATAGTCATGGCGAGTATTTCTCACAAGGTCATTTTCATTGGACCCAGTAAATTTTAGGTCAATTGGAGTCCATAAACTTTTTGAGAACCGGTAGAATCCAAGTGGCTGTGCATAACATGTGTATGTTCCATGCGGCCGTACATTGTATTTTTATGACCCTGAAACACCAAAAAAACAAAGTTAGTCATTGTGAATATTGTTTACAAGGTCGTATGCGATGAATTACTAAAATTTTAAGCCGATAGGAGTCC
Coding sequences:
- the LOC104245872 gene encoding F-box/kelch-repeat protein At1g57790-like — protein: MAGRKRRKMKLLAATAPNNGGASTQECEGSDEQNSLFCIPMEILELILSRLNLRENIRASAVCKQWLAVSISVRVANKPPWLMFFPKFGDLVEFYDPSVRQTYSVELPELRGSRLCYAKDGWLLLYKPRTLRVLFFNPYTKSVINLPRLELTYQIVAFSAAPTSPDCIVFTVKHISPTLVAISTCQPGATEWTTANYQNRLPFVSSIWNKLVFCNGLFYCLSLTGWLGVYNPEERTWLVRVVPPPRCPENFFVKNWWKGKFMAEHNGDIYVIYTCSTANPVIYKLDQINKIWVEMQTLGGLTLFASFLSSQARIDVLGVMRNSIYFSKVRFYGRRCISYSLDHDRYYPRKQCYDWGEQDPFESIWIDPPQDLSAFV